One Ostrea edulis chromosome 2, xbOstEdul1.1, whole genome shotgun sequence genomic region harbors:
- the LOC125679256 gene encoding breast cancer anti-estrogen resistance protein 3 homolog isoform X12: protein MPCVIVLSSSPNNNNFPDYQVVNISPERLEHDLISELQADPSELRHWPWYHGSITRQHAEKSLIHNGDFLVRDCISQPGDFVLSCYWRSARLHFIINSQITERNSHIPEITYSLEDDKFCSVQDLVQFYMSHRKCVTKTSGVLLLDPVGRTMPLSYYDTKYGYAGKSPAGGLQTPGQSPLDRGSPYNSPHTSPKVSPRLQRRPIRAGSQPILKIDSGPNPVIGTIDRSESTPSIKQNLLPNADYTVSSRVQIQHQRSGSEPMLKPDGNVSQNTPKSHYLSVQTRMAPSTSDSHLNRPPPPKPSRIPSVKYIGKDRPKVVVRNKELYEDDDRDYSDYSQVKETPSWLNKCQPPKYSGNLNNNYQPSSSESDYDNNFNNVNCENKYVKNNPEPLTIELPEKVRKRFDRDYAEIPPSPLTPKGKQIQVAGEMEEDFKVQMRKKTTLIPDIAFHASLKPNEFKSSLIHPDNKPLEPSILLKVKEILFNNNTQRLAEHITKVDLDYLKVVNEIDLGLGVVSGLELLTLPQGKQLRQDIIERCYCMKVFVMVMTLTCGTVTDRAKMLSQWIQIAVDLRSTYGNLFGFASVMEGLTSEQISRLRDTWLVLRRNHTSSAFQFDTKLKSAYKSLMDGSGLLPLQNVSIPDIAPLVCLLERDETSLANYLPWELSDQNNGLDILLIHLDTARLITAQCGLYKVTAENMMKAVKTEDVIFDTFQTEFHLRILWGAKGSVVERSERQNKYEQLLTVLSNRAEPPGDDGTAV, encoded by the exons ATGCCATGTGTTATAGT GCTCTCCAGCTCGCCAAATAACAACAACTTTCCGGACTATCAAGTGGTGAACATATCTCCGGAAAGATTAGAACATGATCTAATCAGCGAACTTCAAGCAGATCCCTCGGAGTTAAGACACTGGCCTTGGTACCATGGAAGTATAACGCGACAACATGCGGAGAAATCCCTGATCCACAATGGAGACTTTCTGGTGCGGGACTGTATATCCCAGCCTGGTGACTTTGTACTAAGTTGTTATTGGAGAAGTGCTCGTTTACATTTCATCATTAATTCTCAAATCACAGAGAGGAATAGTCATATTCCAGAGATTACGTATTCACTGGAAGACGATAAGTTCTGTTCTGTTCAGGACCTAGTGCAATTTTATATGTCCCACAGAAAGTGTGTCACTAAAACTTCAGGTGTTTTATTGTTGGATCCCGTTGGAAGAACAATGCCACTCAGTTACTATGACACCAAATATGGGTATGCAGGAAAAAGTCCGGCTGGGGGGTtacagacccctggacagaGTCCCTTGGATAGGGGAAGTCCATATAATTCTCCACACACATCTCCGAAAGTTAGTCCACGCTTACAGAGGCGACCAATCAGAGCTGGCAGCCAACCAATACTCAAAATAGATAGTGGTCCAAATCCAGTCATTGGAACTATTGACAGGTCTGAAAGTACACCTAGTATAAAACAAAACCTGCTCCCTAATGCTGATTATACAGTATCTTCACGAGTGCAAATACAACACCAAAGGTCAGGAAGTGAACCCATGTTGAAACCTGATGGTAATGTGTCCCAAAATACTCCAAAGTCCCACTACCTGTCTGTGCAGACAAGAATGGCCCCCTCTACATCAGACAGTCACCTCAACAGACCCCCACCCCCTAAGCCTAGCAGGATCCCCTCCGTGAAATACATCGGGAAGGATCGTCCAAAAGTTGTTGTCAGAAACAAGGAATTATATGAGGATGATGACAGAGATTACTCAGACTATTCTCAGGTAAAAGAAACACCCAGTTGGCTGAATAAATGTCAGCCGCCAAAGTACAGTGGAAATCTGAATAATAACTACCAGCCATCCAGCAGCGAAAGTGATTATGACAACAATTTTAATAATGTTAATTGTGAAAACAAATATGTGAAAAACAATCCTGAACCATTGACCATTGAATTGCCAGAAAAAGTTAGGAAAAGATTTGATAGAGACTATGCTGAAATCCCACCATCTCCACTTACCCCAAAAGGGAAGCAGATTCAAGTTGCTGGAGAAATGGAGGAGGATTTTAAAGTGCAAATGAGGAAAAAGACAACGTTGATTCCAGATATTGCATTTCACGCAAGTTTAAAACCAAATGAATTTAAGTCATCGTTAATTCATCCAGACAATAAACCATTGGAACCATCAATTCTTTTGAAAGTGAAAGAAATTCTGTTTAATAATAATACTCAAAGACTGGCAGAACACATCACCAAAGTGGACTTGGACTACTTGAAAGTTGTGAATGAAATAGACTTAGGATTAGGTGTGGTGTCTGGGTTGGAGTTACTTACTTTGCCTCAAGGGAAACAACTCAGACAGGACATTATCGAAAG GTGTTACTGTATGAAAGTTTTCGTCATggttatgaccttgacctgtggCACAGTAACAGATAGAGCCAAGATGTTGAGTCAGTGGATACAGATTGCTGTTGATCTACGGTCAACATATGGAAACTTGTTTGGGTTTGCAAGTGTGATGGAAGGACTCACTTCAGAACAG ATTTCCCGTCTCCGTGACACATGGCTTGTCCTGCGTCGGAATCACACTAGCAGTGCCTTCCAGTTCGACACCAAGCTGAAATCTGCGTATAAGTCACTGATGGATGGCAGTGGGCTGCTACCGCTTCAGAACGTGTCCATCCCTGATATTGCACCGCTTGTGTGTCTCCTGGAGAGAGATGAGACGAGTCTCGCCAATTATCTCCCCTGGGAGTTGTCTGATCAGAACAATGGATTGGATATTTTACTGATACATTTAGACACTGCCCGACTGATTACAGCACAATGTGGACTATATAAAGTGACAGCAGAAAATATGATGAAAGCTGTGAAGACTGAGGATGTTATTTTTGATACCTTCCAAACAGAATTTCATTTAAGGATTTTGTGGGGAGCTAAAGGGTCTGTGGTAGAGAGAAGTGAGAGACAGAATAAGTATGAACAACTGCTGACAGTGCTGTCAAATCGAGCCGAGCCGCCAGGAGATGATGGCACTGCTGTCTGA
- the LOC125679256 gene encoding breast cancer anti-estrogen resistance protein 3 homolog isoform X11 has protein sequence MGHSIDMLSSSPNNNNFPDYQVVNISPERLEHDLISELQADPSELRHWPWYHGSITRQHAEKSLIHNGDFLVRDCISQPGDFVLSCYWRSARLHFIINSQITERNSHIPEITYSLEDDKFCSVQDLVQFYMSHRKCVTKTSGVLLLDPVGRTMPLSYYDTKYGYAGKSPAGGLQTPGQSPLDRGSPYNSPHTSPKVSPRLQRRPIRAGSQPILKIDSGPNPVIGTIDRSESTPSIKQNLLPNADYTVSSRVQIQHQRSGSEPMLKPDGNVSQNTPKSHYLSVQTRMAPSTSDSHLNRPPPPKPSRIPSVKYIGKDRPKVVVRNKELYEDDDRDYSDYSQVKETPSWLNKCQPPKYSGNLNNNYQPSSSESDYDNNFNNVNCENKYVKNNPEPLTIELPEKVRKRFDRDYAEIPPSPLTPKGKQIQVAGEMEEDFKVQMRKKTTLIPDIAFHASLKPNEFKSSLIHPDNKPLEPSILLKVKEILFNNNTQRLAEHITKVDLDYLKVVNEIDLGLGVVSGLELLTLPQGKQLRQDIIERCYCMKVFVMVMTLTCGTVTDRAKMLSQWIQIAVDLRSTYGNLFGFASVMEGLTSEQISRLRDTWLVLRRNHTSSAFQFDTKLKSAYKSLMDGSGLLPLQNVSIPDIAPLVCLLERDETSLANYLPWELSDQNNGLDILLIHLDTARLITAQCGLYKVTAENMMKAVKTEDVIFDTFQTEFHLRILWGAKGSVVERSERQNKYEQLLTVLSNRAEPPGDDGTAV, from the exons ATGGGGCACTCGATTGATAT GCTCTCCAGCTCGCCAAATAACAACAACTTTCCGGACTATCAAGTGGTGAACATATCTCCGGAAAGATTAGAACATGATCTAATCAGCGAACTTCAAGCAGATCCCTCGGAGTTAAGACACTGGCCTTGGTACCATGGAAGTATAACGCGACAACATGCGGAGAAATCCCTGATCCACAATGGAGACTTTCTGGTGCGGGACTGTATATCCCAGCCTGGTGACTTTGTACTAAGTTGTTATTGGAGAAGTGCTCGTTTACATTTCATCATTAATTCTCAAATCACAGAGAGGAATAGTCATATTCCAGAGATTACGTATTCACTGGAAGACGATAAGTTCTGTTCTGTTCAGGACCTAGTGCAATTTTATATGTCCCACAGAAAGTGTGTCACTAAAACTTCAGGTGTTTTATTGTTGGATCCCGTTGGAAGAACAATGCCACTCAGTTACTATGACACCAAATATGGGTATGCAGGAAAAAGTCCGGCTGGGGGGTtacagacccctggacagaGTCCCTTGGATAGGGGAAGTCCATATAATTCTCCACACACATCTCCGAAAGTTAGTCCACGCTTACAGAGGCGACCAATCAGAGCTGGCAGCCAACCAATACTCAAAATAGATAGTGGTCCAAATCCAGTCATTGGAACTATTGACAGGTCTGAAAGTACACCTAGTATAAAACAAAACCTGCTCCCTAATGCTGATTATACAGTATCTTCACGAGTGCAAATACAACACCAAAGGTCAGGAAGTGAACCCATGTTGAAACCTGATGGTAATGTGTCCCAAAATACTCCAAAGTCCCACTACCTGTCTGTGCAGACAAGAATGGCCCCCTCTACATCAGACAGTCACCTCAACAGACCCCCACCCCCTAAGCCTAGCAGGATCCCCTCCGTGAAATACATCGGGAAGGATCGTCCAAAAGTTGTTGTCAGAAACAAGGAATTATATGAGGATGATGACAGAGATTACTCAGACTATTCTCAGGTAAAAGAAACACCCAGTTGGCTGAATAAATGTCAGCCGCCAAAGTACAGTGGAAATCTGAATAATAACTACCAGCCATCCAGCAGCGAAAGTGATTATGACAACAATTTTAATAATGTTAATTGTGAAAACAAATATGTGAAAAACAATCCTGAACCATTGACCATTGAATTGCCAGAAAAAGTTAGGAAAAGATTTGATAGAGACTATGCTGAAATCCCACCATCTCCACTTACCCCAAAAGGGAAGCAGATTCAAGTTGCTGGAGAAATGGAGGAGGATTTTAAAGTGCAAATGAGGAAAAAGACAACGTTGATTCCAGATATTGCATTTCACGCAAGTTTAAAACCAAATGAATTTAAGTCATCGTTAATTCATCCAGACAATAAACCATTGGAACCATCAATTCTTTTGAAAGTGAAAGAAATTCTGTTTAATAATAATACTCAAAGACTGGCAGAACACATCACCAAAGTGGACTTGGACTACTTGAAAGTTGTGAATGAAATAGACTTAGGATTAGGTGTGGTGTCTGGGTTGGAGTTACTTACTTTGCCTCAAGGGAAACAACTCAGACAGGACATTATCGAAAG GTGTTACTGTATGAAAGTTTTCGTCATggttatgaccttgacctgtggCACAGTAACAGATAGAGCCAAGATGTTGAGTCAGTGGATACAGATTGCTGTTGATCTACGGTCAACATATGGAAACTTGTTTGGGTTTGCAAGTGTGATGGAAGGACTCACTTCAGAACAG ATTTCCCGTCTCCGTGACACATGGCTTGTCCTGCGTCGGAATCACACTAGCAGTGCCTTCCAGTTCGACACCAAGCTGAAATCTGCGTATAAGTCACTGATGGATGGCAGTGGGCTGCTACCGCTTCAGAACGTGTCCATCCCTGATATTGCACCGCTTGTGTGTCTCCTGGAGAGAGATGAGACGAGTCTCGCCAATTATCTCCCCTGGGAGTTGTCTGATCAGAACAATGGATTGGATATTTTACTGATACATTTAGACACTGCCCGACTGATTACAGCACAATGTGGACTATATAAAGTGACAGCAGAAAATATGATGAAAGCTGTGAAGACTGAGGATGTTATTTTTGATACCTTCCAAACAGAATTTCATTTAAGGATTTTGTGGGGAGCTAAAGGGTCTGTGGTAGAGAGAAGTGAGAGACAGAATAAGTATGAACAACTGCTGACAGTGCTGTCAAATCGAGCCGAGCCGCCAGGAGATGATGGCACTGCTGTCTGA